Proteins encoded in a region of the Flavobacterium sp. MDT1-60 genome:
- a CDS encoding DoxX family protein, with product MESILIYFLTGIFCLAILGKLTGKTKATFDKAGYSYYFMYGLAAVELMLTVGLFSQYALYSIIGLLIIMSGAVFTLFRQKAKPQHYILSIIAISLLLTLYWL from the coding sequence ATGGAATCCATTTTAATTTATTTCCTCACGGGCATTTTTTGTTTGGCAATTTTGGGCAAACTAACGGGTAAAACCAAAGCTACTTTTGACAAGGCTGGCTACAGTTATTACTTTATGTATGGCTTAGCTGCCGTGGAATTGATGCTTACAGTGGGGTTATTTTCACAGTATGCTTTATATTCAATTATTGGATTACTGATAATTATGTCAGGAGCGGTTTTTACATTGTTCAGGCAAAAAGCAAAACCCCAGCATTACATTTTATCAATTATCGCTATCAGTTTATTGCTGACACTATATTGGTTATAA
- a CDS encoding efflux RND transporter permease subunit, giving the protein MEKKKMHFIEAAMKNKQVTIVLVTLLVLFGIYSLRNMPRSEDPKIDKPTAMIYAFYPGADEVQTEKQLTNKLEQYLFSFEEVDKHKTKSQTKDGQVFVTVELFTKVKDRKKFWSTLQHGINSVLKQNLPSGVVGPYVNSNFGDVTAQIITLSSKTRNYRELDKYLDKVEDGIKTIPEVSKINRAGGQREQIYVTISDQKAQQYGFDITTVVQILQSQNLTGYSGEMTVTNNTIPVFTDNKYKSADEIANQIIYTTPDGTTVHLKDVANIERRYEEESSFIKIGNDKAMLVSIEMQPGNNIVAFGEKITEKLEKLQKDFPDDIKINTVFSQPEVVEHSISHFMMEFGLAIISVIVVVMLLLPFRMAAVSSLAAPISVMITFGVMNMIGIELHQVSLAALIIVLGMLVDDAVVVVDNYIEKLDEGITPWQAAWKSAKQLSLSIFTATLAIIFAFLPLAIFMDGTPKDFMASLPVTIAVALTASLLVALFLTPYMCFVFIKKGLHDHNHKPSDSPKKKSLLDKLQDVFDKAVTYCFNRPKATLTAAVLAVLLAGFVATQVDQEFFPINERNQFNIEVWMPNGTALTETEKTVNEVEKILKKDKRIVSTASFIGTSSPRFQTTYAPEVPRKNFAQILITTTSNEATDEIVKEYLPKFNGFVKDGYIRFKQLSMQEGSPIAIRVIGENMNDQKHVAAQVKTILEKAEGTNWVRSDYEDDYVGISLKINEEAAARLGVSNQVITQTLGAGLKGYAVSQVWEGDKPVDIFVRLDAERRKDFSNLENLHINTAFGSMVSLKEVASIVPTWHTGVIARRNGLRTLTINSEAQLGVKAATIMKNIEPELKKLELPEGITLQYGGDAESTEENMPGMLTALSVSILLIFITLLFQFQVLSKSLIVLSTFLLSLLGAFLGLYITGNPMGMTAFMGIISLIGIVVRNGIILVDFADELVHEHGYSIKDAALAAAKRRMRPIFLTSSAGAVGVVPMIISKSPLWAPLGSVLAFGLIVSMVLTLFIVPVMYYKFVKPAAEHVDDDNNIKH; this is encoded by the coding sequence ATGGAAAAGAAAAAAATGCATTTTATTGAGGCTGCAATGAAAAATAAGCAGGTAACTATTGTCCTTGTGACACTGCTGGTCTTATTTGGCATCTACTCACTAAGAAATATGCCAAGATCCGAGGATCCAAAAATAGATAAGCCAACAGCGATGATCTATGCCTTTTATCCCGGAGCTGACGAAGTACAGACAGAGAAACAACTGACCAATAAATTAGAACAATATCTTTTTTCATTCGAAGAAGTTGATAAGCATAAAACAAAATCACAGACCAAAGACGGACAGGTATTTGTAACTGTAGAGCTGTTTACAAAAGTAAAAGACAGAAAAAAGTTCTGGTCTACTCTTCAGCACGGAATAAATTCTGTACTTAAGCAAAATCTTCCTTCAGGAGTAGTTGGTCCTTACGTGAACAGTAATTTTGGTGATGTAACTGCCCAAATTATCACACTTTCTTCTAAAACAAGAAACTACAGAGAACTGGACAAGTATCTGGATAAAGTCGAAGATGGGATTAAAACCATACCGGAAGTTTCTAAAATAAACAGGGCCGGTGGTCAACGTGAACAAATTTATGTAACCATCAGTGATCAAAAAGCACAACAGTACGGTTTTGATATTACAACAGTGGTACAAATATTACAAAGCCAAAACCTTACGGGTTATTCTGGCGAAATGACAGTTACCAATAATACCATTCCTGTTTTTACAGATAATAAGTATAAATCAGCAGATGAAATTGCAAATCAAATAATTTATACTACTCCCGACGGTACGACAGTGCATCTAAAGGACGTAGCAAATATTGAGCGCCGATATGAAGAAGAGTCATCTTTTATTAAAATAGGCAACGACAAGGCAATGCTGGTCTCTATTGAAATGCAGCCAGGGAATAATATTGTGGCCTTTGGCGAAAAGATAACTGAAAAACTGGAAAAATTACAAAAAGACTTTCCAGATGATATTAAAATCAATACTGTTTTTAGCCAGCCCGAAGTAGTCGAGCATAGTATCAGCCATTTCATGATGGAATTTGGATTAGCAATTATATCGGTAATTGTTGTAGTAATGCTTTTGCTGCCATTCAGGATGGCTGCCGTTTCATCATTGGCCGCACCAATTTCTGTTATGATAACATTTGGTGTAATGAATATGATTGGAATTGAACTGCATCAGGTATCATTGGCCGCACTTATCATCGTACTGGGGATGCTCGTGGATGATGCTGTAGTTGTTGTTGACAACTACATTGAAAAATTAGATGAAGGCATCACTCCATGGCAAGCCGCCTGGAAATCTGCCAAACAATTATCATTATCAATTTTTACGGCTACACTGGCAATCATATTTGCCTTTTTACCATTAGCCATTTTTATGGATGGAACTCCTAAAGATTTTATGGCATCATTGCCAGTAACTATTGCAGTAGCACTTACAGCATCTTTATTGGTGGCATTGTTTCTTACACCTTATATGTGTTTTGTATTCATTAAAAAAGGATTACATGATCATAATCACAAACCATCAGATTCTCCAAAGAAAAAGTCACTGCTTGATAAGTTACAAGATGTCTTTGATAAAGCTGTTACTTACTGTTTTAACAGGCCGAAAGCAACTTTGACAGCTGCTGTATTGGCGGTACTGTTAGCTGGTTTTGTGGCAACACAGGTTGACCAGGAGTTCTTCCCTATAAATGAGCGTAACCAGTTTAACATAGAAGTCTGGATGCCAAATGGAACGGCATTAACTGAAACAGAAAAAACGGTAAATGAAGTTGAAAAGATACTAAAAAAAGACAAACGTATCGTTAGCACAGCAAGCTTTATAGGAACAAGTTCTCCTCGTTTTCAAACTACTTATGCACCTGAGGTACCCCGCAAGAATTTTGCTCAAATATTGATTACAACCACCAGTAACGAGGCTACGGATGAAATTGTTAAGGAATACCTGCCCAAGTTTAATGGTTTTGTAAAAGATGGCTACATACGATTTAAACAGCTTAGTATGCAGGAAGGGTCTCCAATTGCAATTCGTGTCATAGGGGAAAACATGAATGATCAGAAACATGTTGCAGCCCAGGTTAAAACTATTCTGGAAAAAGCAGAAGGTACGAACTGGGTGCGAAGTGATTATGAGGATGATTATGTTGGTATAAGCCTTAAAATTAATGAAGAAGCGGCTGCCAGATTAGGTGTATCAAATCAGGTAATTACACAAACATTAGGAGCCGGGCTTAAAGGATATGCTGTTTCACAAGTTTGGGAGGGAGATAAACCGGTAGATATTTTTGTACGCTTGGATGCAGAGAGACGTAAGGATTTCAGCAATCTTGAAAACTTACATATCAACACCGCTTTTGGAAGCATGGTTTCGCTGAAAGAAGTTGCAAGTATTGTACCGACATGGCATACTGGTGTTATTGCGCGCAGAAATGGGTTAAGAACACTTACCATAAATTCAGAGGCTCAATTAGGAGTAAAAGCGGCCACTATTATGAAAAATATAGAACCTGAACTTAAAAAATTAGAATTACCCGAAGGCATAACATTGCAATATGGAGGAGATGCTGAATCAACAGAAGAGAACATGCCCGGTATGCTAACCGCATTGAGTGTTAGTATTTTATTGATATTCATAACGCTATTATTTCAATTTCAGGTACTGAGTAAATCACTGATTGTCCTTTCAACATTTTTACTGAGTCTTTTAGGAGCATTCCTTGGATTGTATATCACAGGAAATCCTATGGGTATGACCGCTTTTATGGGAATTATCAGTTTAATTGGGATAGTGGTGAGAAACGGAATTATACTGGTCGATTTTGCGGATGAGCTGGTGCATGAACATGGTTATTCTATTAAAGATGCTGCGCTTGCCGCGGCAAAACGAAGAATGCGTCCGATCTTCTTAACATCATCTGCCGGTGCCGTTGGAGTAGTTCCTATGATTATTTCAAAATCACCGCTTTGGGCACCACTGGGAAGTGTACTGGCATTCGGTCTTATTGTATCTATGGTTTTAACACTGTTTATTGTTCCTGTAATGTATTACAAATTTGTAAAACCTGCAGCAGAGCATGTAGACGATGACAACAATATCAAGCATTAA
- a CDS encoding acyl-CoA synthetase: protein MNQLSTLSEIKEYEDSGMMTLPPNTYEALRIAAKNNSDRVALHFFLDGSAYQNAITFSYKELLGKVNAFANMIYHLGLDNEAGVSVLLPNCPAYVITLFGAQARGVVNPLNPMLELNHLADIINAAQSKIIVTLASNTTMPYLEKARALVKLTPSVEYILTVDLGYYLGEKTSSEIEVINGVHFLDFHHHLDQHNMDSLDFKCTKKYDSIASYFHTGGTTGSPKLAQHSHQNELVNAFMVDKCLQNQSPKTFLCGLPWFHVNGVVVTGLVPLLNGHTLLLATPIGYRNEGLMENFWKIAAHYKVSFFSAVPTILSKLLNVPIGGADISSLENLLCGAAPLSEKLLTDFQKATGLQIIEGYGFTEGTCVSTFNPLKGNKKNGSVGLALPFHQMKAVIIDDNGDYLRDAEINEQGILVAHGPNVISGYKSEIHNKNAFVAIADKRWYNTGDLGRQDADGYFYIVGRKKELIIRGGHNIDPKVIEEPLSKHPFVAAAAAIARPDAYAGELPVVYIELKPNTSATVEELMLFAETHILEKVAVPKKMYIIPQMPLTAVGKIYKPELENCQIKEVFETALLKIPGIDSFAISFDMTNGRIVKIFVICSDNVDYQNLINKELGYYPVKYLIIKS from the coding sequence ATGAACCAGCTATCGACTTTAAGTGAAATAAAAGAGTATGAAGACTCAGGGATGATGACGTTGCCTCCCAATACGTATGAGGCATTGCGAATTGCTGCAAAAAATAATAGTGACAGGGTAGCGCTTCATTTTTTTTTAGACGGATCGGCCTACCAAAATGCAATCACTTTCTCCTATAAAGAACTTTTAGGAAAGGTCAATGCCTTTGCCAATATGATCTACCATCTTGGATTGGATAATGAAGCTGGAGTTTCAGTACTATTGCCCAACTGTCCCGCCTATGTAATCACTTTATTTGGTGCTCAGGCCCGCGGGGTAGTAAATCCACTTAATCCGATGCTCGAATTGAATCATTTAGCAGATATTATCAATGCTGCCCAAAGCAAAATCATTGTTACCCTTGCATCTAACACCACTATGCCTTATTTAGAAAAGGCCAGGGCTTTGGTTAAATTGACGCCATCAGTAGAGTATATTTTAACCGTTGATTTGGGGTATTATCTGGGAGAAAAAACTTCTTCTGAAATCGAGGTAATCAACGGTGTGCATTTTCTGGACTTTCATCACCATTTGGATCAGCATAATATGGACTCTCTCGATTTTAAGTGTACTAAAAAATACGACTCCATAGCTTCTTATTTTCATACTGGCGGCACTACGGGCAGTCCTAAATTAGCGCAGCATTCACATCAGAACGAATTGGTAAATGCTTTTATGGTAGATAAGTGCCTGCAAAACCAAAGCCCTAAAACGTTTCTTTGCGGTTTGCCCTGGTTTCATGTTAACGGTGTAGTTGTTACAGGCCTGGTTCCGTTACTAAATGGGCATACATTGCTTTTGGCAACACCCATTGGGTATAGGAATGAAGGATTGATGGAAAATTTTTGGAAAATAGCAGCACATTACAAGGTTTCTTTTTTTAGTGCGGTTCCAACTATACTAAGTAAACTCCTTAACGTTCCAATTGGTGGTGCAGACATTTCTTCTTTAGAAAATCTCCTTTGCGGTGCAGCCCCGCTGTCAGAAAAATTACTTACCGATTTTCAAAAAGCCACAGGCTTGCAGATCATCGAAGGATATGGTTTTACGGAAGGAACTTGTGTAAGTACTTTTAATCCATTAAAAGGCAATAAAAAAAATGGTTCTGTGGGTTTAGCTCTGCCGTTTCATCAAATGAAAGCTGTAATAATCGATGATAATGGAGATTATTTAAGAGATGCTGAGATCAACGAGCAAGGCATTCTGGTAGCTCACGGACCCAATGTGATTTCAGGCTATAAAAGTGAAATCCACAATAAAAATGCTTTTGTTGCAATTGCAGACAAAAGATGGTACAATACCGGCGATTTGGGCAGGCAGGATGCAGACGGCTATTTTTACATCGTAGGGAGAAAGAAAGAACTGATCATAAGAGGCGGACATAATATTGATCCTAAAGTGATAGAAGAACCTTTGAGCAAACATCCTTTTGTTGCAGCCGCTGCTGCTATAGCGCGCCCGGATGCATACGCAGGTGAGTTACCTGTGGTTTATATCGAACTAAAACCAAATACTTCGGCAACAGTAGAGGAACTTATGCTGTTTGCAGAAACCCATATTCTTGAAAAAGTGGCCGTACCCAAAAAAATGTATATCATTCCACAAATGCCTTTAACAGCGGTTGGCAAAATATATAAGCCCGAACTGGAAAATTGTCAAATAAAAGAAGTTTTTGAGACAGCCTTGTTGAAAATTCCTGGTATTGACAGCTTTGCTATAAGTTTTGATATGACCAACGGCAGAATAGTAAAGATTTTTGTAATATGCAGTGATAATGTAGACTACCAAAATTTAATTAACAAAGAACTGGGATACTACCCGGTCAAATATTTAATAATCAAAAGTTAA
- a CDS encoding efflux RND transporter periplasmic adaptor subunit → MKAKTNYFSTLLALALLTVSCNNKNEGEEKPQAVKVSVQKIQKVDKIQELNYSATIEADNTAQVSFAAAGTVNNVAVNEGQTVKNGQLLATIDATTYSNALQIANLSYEQSADTYKRLNELYVKGSLPEKDYIDIKTKLAQSAANKRISAKQIADTRLYAPMSGIITHRFIERGSTAAPGIPAFSIIKTDMVYAKITVPESEVGILKHGMTANVFIPTLNDSIKGKISIINPQADDRSKTFTIKIKIDNGSQKLLPGMLAYVKVNPMKTEKVIVIPATAVIRDADDITYVYVTNNNKTVVRKRITVGSITGMQEIVIKEGLSENDIIVTAGQSRLKDGAQVSF, encoded by the coding sequence ATGAAAGCAAAAACAAATTATTTTTCAACCCTATTAGCATTGGCATTATTAACAGTAAGCTGTAATAATAAAAACGAAGGAGAAGAAAAACCACAGGCTGTAAAAGTCAGTGTTCAAAAAATTCAAAAAGTTGATAAAATTCAGGAATTAAACTATTCCGCAACAATTGAAGCTGATAATACTGCGCAGGTAAGTTTTGCAGCTGCAGGAACAGTAAATAACGTAGCTGTTAATGAAGGGCAAACAGTAAAAAATGGCCAATTACTAGCAACTATCGATGCAACAACATATAGTAATGCATTGCAGATAGCAAATTTAAGTTATGAGCAATCTGCAGATACCTACAAAAGGCTTAATGAACTGTATGTTAAGGGAAGCTTACCTGAAAAAGACTATATAGACATTAAAACCAAACTGGCACAATCGGCAGCTAATAAAAGAATTAGTGCCAAGCAGATTGCCGATACCCGTTTATACGCTCCAATGTCTGGAATTATTACACACAGGTTTATTGAAAGAGGAAGCACAGCTGCACCAGGAATTCCTGCATTTAGCATTATTAAAACAGACATGGTATATGCTAAGATAACAGTTCCTGAAAGTGAAGTAGGCATCTTAAAACACGGGATGACGGCAAACGTATTCATTCCTACTTTGAATGATTCAATAAAAGGGAAGATATCTATAATCAATCCACAAGCGGATGACAGGTCAAAAACTTTTACCATTAAAATTAAAATTGATAACGGAAGTCAGAAACTATTACCTGGTATGCTGGCTTATGTAAAAGTTAATCCAATGAAAACAGAAAAAGTTATCGTTATTCCTGCAACTGCTGTAATAAGAGACGCTGATGATATTACCTATGTCTATGTGACAAATAATAATAAAACAGTTGTCCGTAAGCGTATTACCGTTGGAAGCATTACCGGAATGCAGGAAATCGTCATCAAGGAAGGATTAAGCGAAAATGACATTATAGTTACTGCCGGTCAGTCAAGACTAAAAGACGGAGCCCAAGTATCATTCTAA
- a CDS encoding AraC family transcriptional regulator, whose amino-acid sequence MSDKKIVESKLKYDAVVRDEILEHKSITDGFSVTLDLVMVEYEAFKNYFRSDYYHIVFIESGEATININLTDYHVKKNDFLLSSPFDIKRLIKFKDCKISTILFTSDFLEKTDLLKSTNDLLAYFTSKYSPKWSLNQNDSVTIIKSMKELAEKQENIKTHLYGKELLYLAFTSYLYEMSALAQKYAQAIHKNISRKENLVISFTALIIANFKKERALQFYASELNITAKYLTETIKEITGKTAGEIVESFVIQEAKMLLNNPELSIAEIAEELNFSDQSFFGKFFKRCTGLSPKNYRLL is encoded by the coding sequence ATGTCAGATAAAAAAATAGTCGAAAGTAAGCTAAAATATGATGCAGTTGTAAGAGATGAAATTTTAGAACACAAATCGATTACTGATGGTTTTTCAGTAACCCTTGATCTCGTTATGGTCGAATATGAAGCATTCAAAAATTATTTCAGATCCGATTATTATCACATCGTTTTTATTGAATCTGGTGAAGCAACTATTAATATCAACCTGACAGACTACCACGTTAAAAAAAATGATTTTCTTCTTTCCTCACCGTTCGACATTAAAAGATTAATCAAATTTAAGGACTGCAAAATATCAACCATTCTCTTTACCAGTGATTTTTTAGAAAAAACGGACCTTTTAAAAAGTACAAACGATCTACTTGCTTATTTTACTTCAAAATATTCACCAAAATGGTCGTTAAATCAAAATGATTCCGTCACAATTATAAAAAGTATGAAGGAGCTTGCCGAGAAGCAGGAAAATATAAAGACGCATCTTTATGGAAAAGAATTATTATACTTAGCCTTTACATCTTACTTATATGAAATGTCTGCATTGGCTCAAAAATATGCACAGGCAATCCACAAAAATATATCAAGAAAAGAAAATCTGGTTATTAGCTTTACCGCTTTAATAATAGCGAATTTTAAAAAAGAAAGAGCTTTACAATTTTATGCATCCGAACTCAATATTACTGCCAAGTACCTGACTGAAACCATTAAAGAAATTACCGGTAAAACCGCCGGTGAAATTGTGGAAAGTTTTGTTATCCAGGAAGCAAAAATGCTGCTCAATAACCCGGAATTGAGCATTGCTGAAATTGCAGAGGAGCTAAATTTTAGCGACCAGTCATTTTTTGGTAAATTCTTCAAACGGTGTACCGGCTTATCCCCAAAGAATTACAGGCTTCTTTAA